Genomic DNA from Tachyglossus aculeatus isolate mTacAcu1 chromosome 10, mTacAcu1.pri, whole genome shotgun sequence:
GGGGGGGTCAGCACGATGAGAGGGGACGTCTCTGGCTGGTCCCGGAGCCCCCGGCCCACCCGCTGACCTGCCCTCCCTTTCACCCCGTCGCCCACCCAGAGATGCCCTGTATCCAGACGCAGCATGGCATGGCAGCCCCCGGCCCCTGCGAGTGCTTGAGCCCCGAGCTGAGCAAGACCATGGAGCTGGCCGGGCCCGACGCCCCCGGCGCTCCCACCGTCCTGCCCAGCTTCAGCACCTTCATGGAGAGCTACAGCGGCGAGTTCGACACCTTCCTCTACCAGCTGCCGGCCCCGCCTcagccctcctcgtcctcctcgtcctcctcgtcctcgtcttCGTCCTCCTCCCCGGCCGCCACCTCTTTCAAGTTCGAGGACTTCCAGGTGTTCGGGTGCTACCCCGGCCCGTTCGGGGCGCCCTCGGACGAGGCCCTGTCGTCGAGCGGCTCCGACTACTACGGCAGCCCCTGCTCGGCCCCGTCGCCCTCCACCCCCGTCTTCCCCGGCCCCCAGCTCTCGGCCTGGGACAGCACCCTGGGGTCTTACCCCTCCGGCCAGACTTTCGACGGGCTGAGGGCCTGGACCGAGCCCCTGCCCAAGGCCGGgggcccgccgccgcccccgcccaccttcttccccttcGGCGGCCCCCCGAGTCCCGGCCCCCTGAAGCTGGCGGCGGGCGGCCTGCGGCACGTGGAGGGCGAGGGGTACGGACCGGCCCCGGGCGGCTTCCCCGCGTTGCCCCTGGGGCCCGGTtccccgccgccggccccgctGCTGGACGGGGCGCTGCTCCCGGCcaagggacgaggaggaggagggggctgcggtGGCGGAGCGGAGGGGCGATGCGCCGTGTGCGGAGACAACGCCTCCTGCCAGCACTATGGCGTCCGCACCTGCGAGGGCTGCAAAGGCTTCTTCAAGGTACCCGTGGTGGCCCCCCGGGCTGCAGACCTGGGGTCCTGGTGGGGAgctggagaatgataataatgatggcgtttcttaagcgcttactatgtgccgggcactggactaagcgctgaggtggatccaggccagtccctgtcccccgtggggctcagagtctccatccccattttacagatgagggaactgaggcccagagaagtgaagcgaaggAGCCGGGATCCTGGGGGGAGGGGCGCCGCGGAGAGAAGCGCACAGTGTGTCCCCCGGCAGGCCGGGCCCACGCGGTGACCGGACCCTCACGTCCTCGCCCCGGGGCAGGGGGCGGCCGGGCGGAGGGGAAGATTGAAGGGCGCAGGTGCTGGCCCGGGAGCCCTCCCGCCACCCGCGTCCTTGGGCCCGAGCCACCTGATGAAATCAGAAACCAGcgtcttccctccacccccaattcCCCCACCCCGAGCCATTGAAAATATTAGGCAAGATGGGGCTTTGGTTGgcacccgccccccgcccccacctctggGCTctgacgccccctcccctccttgcccccccgACCCAGCGCACGGTGCAGAAAAACGCCAAGTACATCTGCCTGGCCAACAAGGACTGCCCCGTGGACAAACGCCGACGCAACCGCTGCCAGTTCTGCCGCTTCCAGAAGTGCCTGGCCGTGGGCATGGTCAAGGAGGGTACGGAGCCCAGACGGGGCAggccgggaggggagagggcgggcCCTCGGCCCCCGCCGACCCtgtccctctccgtccccctcccGCAGTGGTCCGC
This window encodes:
- the NR4A1 gene encoding nuclear receptor subfamily 4 group A member 1 isoform X2; translation: MRGGGLQEMPCIQTQHGMAAPGPCECLSPELSKTMELAGPDAPGAPTVLPSFSTFMESYSGEFDTFLYQLPAPPQPSSSSSSSSSSSSSSSPAATSFKFEDFQVFGCYPGPFGAPSDEALSSSGSDYYGSPCSAPSPSTPVFPGPQLSAWDSTLGSYPSGQTFDGLRAWTEPLPKAGGPPPPPPTFFPFGGPPSPGPLKLAAGGLRHVEGEGYGPAPGGFPALPLGPGSPPPAPLLDGALLPAKGRGGGGGCGGGAEGRCAVCGDNASCQHYGVRTCEGCKGFFKRTVQKNAKYICLANKDCPVDKRRRNRCQFCRFQKCLAVGMVKEVVRTDSLKGRRGRLPSKPKATPDAPVSLITALVRAHVDSVPSATRLDYSKFQASGPGQPGKEDPGDVRLFYDLLSGSLDVIRSWAQRIQGFADLPAPDQDLLLESAFLELFILRLAYRSKPGEGKLIFCTGLVLHRLQCIRGFGDWIDAILAFSAGLHRLGVDVPAFACLSALVIITDRHGLREPRRVEELQSRIAGCLKEHVAATTGEAQRPGCLSRLLGKLPELRTLCTQGLQRIFYLKLEDLVPPPPIVDKIFMDTLPF
- the NR4A1 gene encoding nuclear receptor subfamily 4 group A member 1 isoform X1 yields the protein MRGGGLQEMPCIQTQHGMAAPGPCECLSPELSKTMELAGPDAPGAPTVLPSFSTFMESYSGEFDTFLYQLPAPPQPSSSSSSSSSSSSSSSPAATSFKFEDFQVFGCYPGPFGAPSDEALSSSGSDYYGSPCSAPSPSTPVFPGPQLSAWDSTLGSYPSGQTFDGLRAWTEPLPKAGGPPPPPPTFFPFGGPPSPGPLKLAAGGLRHVEGEGYGPAPGGFPALPLGPGSPPPAPLLDGALLPAKGRGGGGGCGGGAEGRCAVCGDNASCQHYGVRTCEGCKGFFKRTVQKNAKYICLANKDCPVDKRRRNRCQFCRFQKCLAVGMVKEVVRTDSLKGRRGRLPSKPKATPDAPVSLITALVRAHVDSVPSATRLDYSKFQASGPGQPGKEDPGDVRLFYDLLSGSLDVIRSWAQRIQGFADLPAPDQDLLLESAFLELFILRLAYRSKPGEGKLIFCTGLVLHRLQCIRGFGDWIDAILAFSAGLHRLGVDVPAFACLSALVIITADRHGLREPRRVEELQSRIAGCLKEHVAATTGEAQRPGCLSRLLGKLPELRTLCTQGLQRIFYLKLEDLVPPPPIVDKIFMDTLPF